A genome region from Gigantopelta aegis isolate Gae_Host chromosome 3, Gae_host_genome, whole genome shotgun sequence includes the following:
- the LOC121368121 gene encoding leucine-rich repeat-containing protein 47-like translates to MADMWEEVSVVKKENRRELTLHGAEINEKIKASGLDPNIYKLTNLNFLAITNSCLTYVSDSVVGLVNLSSLVLRNNQLKSLPCEIGKLKKLKMLDVSVNKLESFPQEISELVELQSLNASMNKLSSFPDVSGMTALHILNLSHNQLETFPDGITHDNLCHLADVNLCNNAIGEIPVDISNLVHLTTLNLSENTIKNVPLEISQCPKLKELVLTGNKLSDRRLGKMTEQCPTKVVLEYLANALQKQSGEKKGKKDKGKKKKSGKKADDVEELAKNFFSILHFDGDDGLTIQVKQEVLAIRPYFVSCIVRNLNFNKSLNMFKRFINLQTKLHDTVCHKRQAATIATHDLKLIKSPMIYTARPPKDIKIIPLFKTKESTARELVAVLRKEADDLRKEKKRNNVGGVHKYLDLLKDKMFYPCLLDGENQVISFPPITNSDKTKISKDTTEILVEVTSSSNLDVCKAVMDELLKEMLEMGVGAAVEDAAAGDHSEAVGGATEDDVSSAVPEALTVEQVRVIDEEGGLRVVYPSRADLKGDSYEVKRD, encoded by the exons ATGGCGGACATGTGGGAAGAAGTGTCTGTTGTGAAGAAAGAAAACCGGCGAGAATTAACTCTGCACGGAGCTGAAATTAATGAAAAGATCAAAGCTAGCGGCTTAGATCCGAACATTTACAAGTTAACAAATCTCAATTTCTTGGCTATCACGAACTCGTGTCTTACATACGTTTCTGATTCTGTCGTTGGCCTCGTCAATTTGAGTTCCCTTGTGTTGCGCAACAATCAGCTGAAATCGTTACCATGCGAAATCGGTAAACTGAAAAAGTTGAAAATGCTTGATGTTTCAGTAAACAAGCTAGAATCTTTTCCACAGGAAATATCTGAGCTGGTTGAACTTCAGTCGCTGAATGCCAGCATGAATAAACTGTcaagttttccagatgtttcgGGAATGACAGCATTGCACATACTTAATTTATCGCATAATCAACTAGAAACTTTCCCAGATGGTATAACACATGATAATTTATGCCATTTAGCTGATGTCAACCTGTGCAACAATGCCATTGGAGAAATTCCAGTTGACATATCAAATTTGGTTCATTTGACAACTCTGAATTTATCggaaaatacaattaaaaatgtaCCACTTGAGATTAGTCAGTGTCCGAAGCTAAAAGAGTTGGTTCTTACTGGTAACAAACTGAGTGACCGCAGACTTGGAAAAATGACCGAACAGTGTCCGACCAAGGTGGTGCTAGAATATTTGGCAAATGCTTTGCAGAAGCAGAGTGGAgagaaaaaggggaaaaaagataaaggaaagaaaaagaaatctgGGAAAAAGGCTGATGATGTTGAAGAATTAGCCAAGAATTTTTTCAGTATTCTACATTTTGATGGCGATGATGGTTTGACCATACAAGTCAAACAAGAAGTCCTGGCAATTCGGCCATATTTTGTTAGCTGCATTGTGAGAAACCTCAACTTTAACAAGTCTCTTAACATGTTCAAAAGATTCATCAATCTTCAG acGAAGCTTCATGACACAGTTTGCCACAAGCGACAAGCTGCAACTATTGCCACCCACGACCTGAAACTGATTAAATCTCCAATGATTTATACAGCCCGTCCGCCAAAAGACATCAAG attatTCCTTTGTTCAAAACAAAAGAATCCACAGCAAGGGAGTTGGTTGCTGTGCTGAGGAAAGAAGCAGATGACCTGAGGAAGGAGAAGAAGAGGAACAATGTGGGTGGTGTGCACAA ATATCTTGACCTGCTCAAAGACAAGATGTTTTATCCCTGCCTGCTTGATGGAGAGAATCAAGTCATTTCCTTTCCACCTATCACGAATAGTGATAAAACAAAA ATCTCAAAAGACACCACTGAAATTCTAGTTGAAGTGACAAGCTCCAGCAATCTGGACGTATGTAAGGCTGTCATGGACGAGCTGTTGAAGGAAATGCTCGAGATGGGCGTGGGGGCTGCAGTAGAAGATGCAGCGGCTGGCGACCACAGTGAGGCTGTGGGTGGGGCTACAGAAGACGATGTCAGTTCTGCGGTGCCCGAGGCACTTACAGTGGAACAGGTTCGAGTGATAGATGAAGAGGGAGGCTTGAGAGTGGTGTACCCATCGAGAGCCGATTTGAAAGGGGACAGTTACGAAGTGAAGAGAGACTAG
- the LOC121368123 gene encoding solute carrier family 15 member 4-like yields the protein MDAQGRHERSPLLSRVQNENGRPRSRHGHNSHTHSSTRNTCSVRLAAGAILLFVVLERIAFYGIVGNLVLFLNKEPFNWESFHAVTVTFFFFSVTYITSLFGGWLADSILGRFKTIVLSLTVYIIGYVMLPLLSLPQSDKKKIPAMCHAPGMMNTTSQNDTPISDPDRNPFDENCAWLIFLVFLIIGIGTGSAKASMAPFGADQVAVEGHQATLGFFNWYYWCINLGAFISLSAITWVQQQITFFDGYLAACACLAAGGCIFLFGAFVFIKKPPSGSVLTNIFRIIREACRNKRRMRSRKYQITEADQQSPVECVDDSGPHNTRVTFLDNAKHMYGGAFHDTLVEDVKKLKKILCVFAVLIPYWIVYFQMQTTFLVQGLHMKLLFMNETSDKNHEEKPQIVPAWFSLFDVIVLILLLPLFDRVIYPRMAKAGYPFSMTKRIGLGMVFAIAAMLAAGVVEHFRLKAFWPHSGNKQCTNASINQHIGISDYEAADLSILWQIPQYILIGISEVFTSVAGLQFACSVSPNSMKGIIMGLFYFFSGIGSFLGTAIIMTFNNIGVWFHSFDAGNINCRISCKNATSTYTQKNDCHLDYYFYFLGGVEFVGLLLFIVVAKLFCLEKDPERPKVLRSESLRNPSAPVPNGRGLMEGLN from the exons ATGGATGCCCAGGGAAGGCACGAAAGAAGTCCTCTTTTATCTCGAGTGCAAAATGAAAACGGAAGACCAAGAAGTCGTCATGGTCATAATAGTCACACTCACAGTTCCACCCGTAATACGTGCTCTGTGCGTTTAGCTGCCGGGGCGATTTTACTGTTTGTGGTTCTAGAACGCATCGCCTTCTATGGAATAGTTGGAAATCTAGTATTATTCTTGAATAAAGAACCATTTAATTGGGAATCGTTTCACGCAGTGACTGTCACGTTTTTCTTCTTTAGTGTCACTTACATCACTTCTTTATTTGGAGGTTGGCTGGCAGACTCCATACTTGGACGGTTTAAGACCATTGTTCTGTCACTGACTGTGTACATCATTGGGTATGTGATGCTACCCTTGTTATCCCTGCCACAAAGTGATAAAAAGAAGATACCAGCAATGTGTCATGCCCCCGGCATGATGAACACCACATCTCAAAATGACACCCCCATCAGTGATCCTGATAGGAACCCGTTTGATGAAAACTGTGCCTGGTTGATATTcctagtttttttaataataggaATTGGAACAGGATCAGCCAAAGCGAGCATGGCACCCTTTGGTGCTGATCAG GTAGCTGTAGAAGGCCACCAAGCCACTCTGGGATTTTTCAACTGGTATTACTGGTGCATCAACCTGGGAGCGTTTATCAGTTTGTCGGCCATCACATGGGTGCAGCAACAAATCACCTTCTTCGACGGCTACCTTGCAGCTTGTGCCTGTCTTGCTGCTGGCggatgtatttttctttttg GGGCTTTTGTATTCATCAAGAAGCCTCCATCAGGCAGTGTACTGACCAACATCTTTCGCATTATCCGTGAGGCTTGTCGGAACAAACGGCGAATGAGGTCAAGAAAATACCAAATAACTGAAGCCGATCAACAAAG TCCTGTTGAATGTGTAGATGATTCGGGACCACACAATACTCGTGTGACGTTCCTCGACAATGCCAAGCACATGTACGGGGGAGCGTTCCACGACACTCTGGTGGAGGATGTGAAGAAACTGAAGAAAATCCTGTGTGTGTTCGCGGTCCTCATTCCATACTGGATCGTCTACTTCCAG ATGCAAACCACATTCCTGGTGCAAGGTCTGCACATGAAACTCCTGTTCATGAATGAAACGAGTGACAAAAATCACGAAGAAAAACCCCAG ATCGTTCCTGCCTGGTTTTCTTTATTCGATGTCATTGTTCTGATTCTACTTCTGCCATTGTTTGATCGTGTGATCTACCCGAGAATGGCTAAGGCAGGCTATCCGTTTTCCATGACCAAAAGGATTGGTTTAGGAATGGTGTTTGCGATAGCGGCCATGCTGGCAGCGGGCGTGGTAGAGCACTTCCGACTGAAAGCATTCTGGCCGCATTCTGGCAATAAACAGTGCACAAATGCTTCAATTAATCAGCATATAG GTATTTCAGATTACGAAGCAGCGGATTTGAGTATCCTCTGGCAGATACCGCAGTACATTCTCATCGGCATCAGTGAAGTCTTCACAAGTGTTGCAG GTCTGCAGTTTGCTTGCTCCGTGTCCCCGAATTCCATGAAGGGAATCATAATGGGGCTCTTCTACTTCTTCTCCGGTATTGGCAGTTTCCTGGGCACGGCCATCATCATGACCTTCAACAACATAGGTGTCTGGTTCCACAGCTTCGACGCGGGCAACATAAACTGCCGTATATCGTGCAAGAACGCCACCAGCACGTACACTCAAAAAAACGACTGCCATCTcgactactacttctacttcctAGGTGGTGTGGAGTTCGTTGGGCTCCTCCTGTTCATTGTCGTGGCAAAATTATTCTGTCTGGAAAAAGACCCCGAACGGCCGAAAGTTCTTCGAAGCGAATCCCTGAGGAATCCGTCTGCTCCAGTACCAAATGGACGTGGACTCATGGAAGGACTTAACTGA